The genomic segment CCGTCTGCGCACGCCGCCGAGGTGCCGGCTGGTCCGTACCGCGCGGCGTGCGCCGGTGCTGATCGTGACATCCACCGCGCGCGCACGGGATCGCGCGGCAGTCGCGCGGTGGTCGCGAGCAGGGTGCGAGGTAATCGGCGTGCCGGTTCGCGGCGGGCGGCTGGACCTGCGGCGGGTGCTGTTGGAACTGGGCCGCCGCAGCATGACGAATGTCATGGTCGAAGGCGGCCCGAAGGTGCTTGGAGCGTTCCTGTCGGCCGGGCTGGTCGACGAGGGGCGGGTGTTCGTCTCGCCGAAATTGCTGGGTGGCGAGGGACCGCACGGGCCGATGGGAGAGTTCGCCGTGCCGGCCGTCCGCCGGGCGCTGTCTCCCCGCGTTGAGCGGATCGAGGCAATTGGCGAGGATTTGTGTTATATTATGAGCTTTCGCGGCGGCTGATGGTCGCCGTTCGCCGGACAAGGTCAACCGCCATGCAAACCATTCATCGACGCGCTGCCGCGGCGCTGGTGGGCAGTCTGCTTGTTGCCACGAACGTCGCCTCGGGGCAGGTCGCGCCCGAGGCGGCCGAGATTCTGCGCAAAGCCGCCCAGGTCGCCGCATCCCTGAAGTCGATCGGCTATTCCGCCAAGTATGTACCCGAATCACAAGATAAAACGGGCTTGCCGGCCATCGATGCAACGGTCATTGCCACGCGCGGTTCAAGTTCATCATCTCACCGCATTTCCATCATGGGCACGACCCAATCACCCCACCAGCCACGGCAAGCCGCCTTCGCCTATGCCTGCGACGGTGCAACCGTGTACTGGGTCGATCACAACGAAAAGAAGTTCTCCTTCGCTCCGGCGGCGCAATCCTACTTTATTGAGCGTCAGGCCGTGTTCCCGGAGCACTATTTTTCCGCCGACGCGTACGAGCAGGAATTGAAAGCGCCGCGCGTGAACCTGCAGCCGTCGCAAACAATAGGCCAAGTGCCCTGCCACGTTGTTAAGATTGAATACGATCCGCGAGGGCAGGCGTCTGCGGTGTTCTTTCTCGGGCAACGGGACTTCATCCTGCGACGGATCGAGCGGCGGTCCAACCAGCCCGGCATCGGACAGTCACAAGGGAGTGTTTTTTCCGTCTCGTCCATGCAAATCAACCCGACAATCTCCGATGAGGTCTTCACGCCCAAGCCTCCCGAAGGCTTCAACGAACAACCGATGCCGGCAGCGCGCGTGCGACCCGCACCGCCGCCCGAAACATCGACCAATGGCAAGCACGCCGACCGCACCGCGACCGGTCCCCTCGCTCCGGATTGGACGCTCAAGTCGATGGACGGGCGCGACGTGCGGCTGGCCGATCTGCGCGGGCGCGTCGTGCTGCTGGATTTCTGGGCGACCTGGTGCGGGCCGTGCCGGATGGCCATGCCGGGCGTGCAGCGACTGCACAACAAGTTCGCCGGAAAGCCCGTGAGCATTTTCGGCGTGAACTGCCTGGAGCGCGGCGGCACCGATCGCGCGGTGCAGTTCATCCGGGACAAGGGCTACACCTACCCGCAATTGATCGACAACGGATTCGTGGCCAATGCTTACGGCGTGCGCGGAATTCCTACTTTTGTCGTGATCGGCCCTGACGGCCGAATTCTCTTCCGCGGCAGCGGTTACAGTCCGCAGCAGGAAGAAAAGATCGAGTCCATCATCGAAAGCGCCATTCCCAACTAGCGCCTGCGTGGTCGCGGCGAAAACCACGATCGCGGGAGCGAACCGCCCGATCCCCCTTGAGGCCGCGAGCGTCCTGATCCAGACTTGCGGCCCGTGAAGATACCGCAATCCGATTCACCGCATCCCGATCCTGGCTCGCGCGCACGGTACGGTCGTTCGCTTCACCTCGCGTTCTGGCTGATCCTTGTCGGGGCGGCCGTGGTGCGCTGCGCCGGATTGGGCAGCTTGCCCCCGCCGCTCAACCAGGACGAAGCATCGCGCGGCTACGACGCATGGGCTCTGCTGGAAACCGGGGCCGACCGCCACGGTGCGGCGTGGCCCTTCTTCCTTCGCAGCTTCGGGCCGGGCGATTACACCGCAGCCCTGTCAACGTACCTGACGATGCCCTTCGTGGCGATCCTCGGGCCTACTCCGACCGCAATACGCCTGCCCACGGCGATCCTGTCGGTCTGCACGGTCGCCATGCTGTTCGCACTCGTTCGACGGCGCCTGGGGGACGGCCCGGCGCTGGTTGCTGCCTCGATTCTGGCACTTGATCCGTGGCACGTCGGCCTGTCGCGCACGGCGCACGAAGCAGGCTTTGCGCCGTTCTTTCTCATTCTCGCGCTGCTCGGGCTGGACCGCGCCGGCTTGTGGCCGGCGGACACGGAATCATCGGCGAAGCCAATCAACCCATCGGCGTCACGACGGGAGCAATGGGTCGCCGCGGCCTTTGCCGGCCTCGGACTGGCCTGTCACGCCTGGGTGTATCCCGCGACGCGGCTCTTTACGCCGCTGTTCCTCGCTGCGTATGCGATCCTCTACCGACGCCCCCTCAAGCGTATGTTGGACTCTCCCTCGCAACGCGTCATCGTGATGGCGGGGTTCGCCGGGCTGATCGCGGGTACCACGCCCTTGTGCATGACGGCCATCACGCACCCCGAGCAACTGGCGGCCCGTGCGCAAACCGTACTGCTTGATCCCGCTGCGGGCAGGTGGCCGATGCTGCGCAATTTCACTCTGAACTTCGCATCCGATTTTTCGCCGCGTTCGCTCTTCTGGCACAGTGATGACGTGACCGGGGTCTCGTTGCCGGGTGTGGGGCGGCACCTGCCGATCACCGCGCCGCTGGCCCTGGCCGGGCTGCTGGGCATCGTTGCTCAACTGCGACGCGATTGCACGGCGCGGCTGCTGTTCGCCTGGCTGTTGCTTTATCCGGTCCCTGCGGCGATCTGCGGCGACTGGAATCCACACCCGTTGCGATCGGTGGGCGGCGTGCTGCTGTATCCGGTGATGTGCGCAATGGGCGTTGCCGTGTTCACAAGGCGGCGCGTTCCATTCACCGCGGACCGGCTCGCTCGACGCCGGCGCGCGGCGTGGCGCACGATCGCCGCGCTGGCGCTGACTGTGAATGGCGCAGACGCCGCGCGGCGCTACGTCCGGGCGCTGACGGGCGACGGCGCAGTCGGATATCAGGCGGCGCTGCATCGGGCGATGGCCTTTGTCGCCCGGCACGGGCAGGATGCCGATTTTGTTCTGGTCACAAATCGATGTGTACAACCGTATATTTATGCGCTGTGGGTCGAACCGATCGCGCCGAATGCCCTGCGTGGGATGGACTTCGCCGCGGTGCCGGGGGTAAAAGGGTTTGACAACGTCGTCCGGGTCGGTCGCTATTATTTTGTCCCCAAGGACCCCCGCGACGCGGCCGAGGCGGCAGCGCTGTTTCGCAAGCACTGGGACAAGGTGCCGCGAACGGCGATCGGATTGATCATCGCACGTTGCGACGAGGCAGGAACAGGGACGCTTCTGGCGACGTTTCAGACCGGTTCGCCGGACCAAGGGGACTGCTTTGGGATATGGCGGGCGAGCCGGTCAGCCATAACTGATTGAATGACAGTTGGTTACAAGCCGATCTCAGTTGTCCCGAGGCCGAATGGAATGATTGAGGACCGAGTTTCGTTAAAGAGTATTGTGGAGACCGAGGCTCGCACGGCGCGGGCGGGTTCCAGCGGGTGGATCACGGCGCGGGGTGCGGACCTTGTGCGCAAAGGAGTCGGACCGGCATGGTCAATTTAATTAAATCGTCTATTTTAATCGTGGTGCTGGGCGCCGGACTGGGGGCGCGTGCTTCGTTCGCCGTTGCGGGCGAACCGGACGCCATGGAGATTTTGAAGAAGGCCGATGAAGCGACCAAGGAACTGACCGAAGTCAGCTATGACGCCGAATACTTCGGCGAAGGCGCCTATGCGAAGCGCGTGCCGCGCGTGACGGGCAAGGCGATGCTGCGCGAAGGCAAGACGAGCATGCTCGGCGCGCTGTTCGGCGGCAGCCGGCAATTGATTCGTTTCGAGGGCGAGTTCAGCCCGCCGGATTCATCGGTGAAGCAGCCGTTCCTCGTGGCGAGCGACGGCAAGCGTGTGTACAGCCTGGATCCGAGCGAGAAAACGTACACGTCGGCGGAACTGGCCAGCGGCGGCGACATCCTGCTGCGCCAGGGCGCGACCCTCTTCATGCGCGAGTACGTTCACCCGACGCCGTTCAGCGATGAGATCAACGCAACGGTGCAGCGCTACGAAGGCGAGAAGGAAATCGGTGGCGAACCGTGTCACGTGGTCTTTGTGGAATACAGCGGCAACCAGGGCCAGGCCCGATGGTACTTCAGCAAGAATGATTACCTGCCGCGGCGCGTCGATCGCATCAGCAAATCGCGCGACGGCAAAGAGGCCGCCACCGTCCTGTCGGTCAGCAACTTGAACGTCCATCCGAAGCTGACCAGCGATTTGTTCGCGCCGACCAAGCCCGAGGGCTACGTCACCAAGAGCTTCGAGGAAGCCGACGACGAGCCGGAAATGCTGAAGATCGGCACCGCCGCGCCGGACTTT from the Planctomycetia bacterium genome contains:
- a CDS encoding redoxin domain-containing protein, encoding MVNLIKSSILIVVLGAGLGARASFAVAGEPDAMEILKKADEATKELTEVSYDAEYFGEGAYAKRVPRVTGKAMLREGKTSMLGALFGGSRQLIRFEGEFSPPDSSVKQPFLVASDGKRVYSLDPSEKTYTSAELASGGDILLRQGATLFMREYVHPTPFSDEINATVQRYEGEKEIGGEPCHVVFVEYSGNQGQARWYFSKNDYLPRRVDRISKSRDGKEAATVLSVSNLNVHPKLTSDLFAPTKPEGYVTKSFEEADDEPEMLKIGTAAPDFALKTPGGENVSLAGLRGNVVVLDFWATWCGPCKMAMPGVQRLHEKFAGKPVRVFGVNCWERDGDPVQFMKDKKYTYGLLLEGDDVAEKFKVRAIPTFYVIDRAGKIAYAGFYKPGHEDELTAVIEKALKQPEL
- a CDS encoding glycosyltransferase family 39 protein — encoded protein: MKIPQSDSPHPDPGSRARYGRSLHLAFWLILVGAAVVRCAGLGSLPPPLNQDEASRGYDAWALLETGADRHGAAWPFFLRSFGPGDYTAALSTYLTMPFVAILGPTPTAIRLPTAILSVCTVAMLFALVRRRLGDGPALVAASILALDPWHVGLSRTAHEAGFAPFFLILALLGLDRAGLWPADTESSAKPINPSASRREQWVAAAFAGLGLACHAWVYPATRLFTPLFLAAYAILYRRPLKRMLDSPSQRVIVMAGFAGLIAGTTPLCMTAITHPEQLAARAQTVLLDPAAGRWPMLRNFTLNFASDFSPRSLFWHSDDVTGVSLPGVGRHLPITAPLALAGLLGIVAQLRRDCTARLLFAWLLLYPVPAAICGDWNPHPLRSVGGVLLYPVMCAMGVAVFTRRRVPFTADRLARRRRAAWRTIAALALTVNGADAARRYVRALTGDGAVGYQAALHRAMAFVARHGQDADFVLVTNRCVQPYIYALWVEPIAPNALRGMDFAAVPGVKGFDNVVRVGRYYFVPKDPRDAAEAAALFRKHWDKVPRTAIGLIIARCDEAGTGTLLATFQTGSPDQGDCFGIWRASRSAITD
- a CDS encoding redoxin domain-containing protein; this translates as MQTIHRRAAAALVGSLLVATNVASGQVAPEAAEILRKAAQVAASLKSIGYSAKYVPESQDKTGLPAIDATVIATRGSSSSSHRISIMGTTQSPHQPRQAAFAYACDGATVYWVDHNEKKFSFAPAAQSYFIERQAVFPEHYFSADAYEQELKAPRVNLQPSQTIGQVPCHVVKIEYDPRGQASAVFFLGQRDFILRRIERRSNQPGIGQSQGSVFSVSSMQINPTISDEVFTPKPPEGFNEQPMPAARVRPAPPPETSTNGKHADRTATGPLAPDWTLKSMDGRDVRLADLRGRVVLLDFWATWCGPCRMAMPGVQRLHNKFAGKPVSIFGVNCLERGGTDRAVQFIRDKGYTYPQLIDNGFVANAYGVRGIPTFVVIGPDGRILFRGSGYSPQQEEKIESIIESAIPN